AATCAGCAACCTGGCTTTTAGCAGGTGGGCTGCCAGCAAGTGGGCTCACAGCAGGTGGGCTGGCGGCAGCAGGACTGTCCACAGTAGGATGGGCGGCAGCAGGAGGCCTGGGCATGGTGCAGCTGGCAGCAGCACGGGGGGCTGCAGCTCACCACACAGCAGGGAGGCAGGCAGGTGCCCTCCACGCGGCAGTCAGGTCGGCACCACCTGGTGCGGCAGCTCACAGCTCCACTGCCTCCCTCCTGGCCACAGCCAATGCTACCAGCAATGCCACAGCCAGTCTCACAGCCACTGGTCTGGCAGCAGTTGGTCTGGCAGAAGGTTGGCTGGCAACACCCGGCTTGGCAGCAGGTTGGCTGACAGCAGCTGGAGCCACAGGTCCCACCTTTGGAGCAGGCGGGTAATCCACAGAAGCTAGTGGAACAGTAGAACATGGTGTCAGGAGCTGGGCTAAGAGCTGGGCTGCTTGGAGAAGTTTGTGAGTTGGGTCTGCTTTTCCACTCGGGCTTTTTATACGCCTTGGTTAGTTCTTGTGTTTGTGACAGTCAGCATTTTTATCTTACTACTCTTTAAACAAACTTTTCAGGGCCCTCTGATTGTGGAAACGCtgagttattttaaatatatctccAAATTGGATTTTCCTTACTGCTCAGCTAATACTCACCAAATATGTTTATCCTCGGTAGAAATACTGATGTTTCATTTTCAAACAATGCTGTAATTTCTCTTCAAGTCTCAGCCTTTGTTTTGCACTTGTGATCACATCACTTGTCACTCACAAGACAATGTGACTATAGGGTCATATTCATCAAACCTTCAGTCTCCAGAGTAAAATTATTAACCATTGATTGTCCTTCATGTAAgggtatttctctattttttttgatTGTTAAGATTatagttttgggacttccctggcggtccagtggttaagacttcaccttccaatgcagggggtccatgttcgatccctggttggggagctaagatcccacatgcctcgcggttagaaaaccaaaacataaaacaaagcaatattgtaacaaattcaataaagactttaaaaaatggtccacatcaaaaaaatctttaaaagaaagattAGTTTCTATAATCAGCCAGATAAAACTCTGATAAACTCCACAGTCACAGGAATTCATAGATCCTTTCAGAAATTAAATCTCTCCAATTTCTATAATCTCTCTTGAACTTCACACATTCACACTTGAGGAAACATTTATCACTGAGGAGGGTATATGGAATAAAACCTACTCCATTCCAATTTACTGTGGATATTTTGTTAGCACAAATTTAAAAGAAGGGCTGAAATTCATATCcagtaagggaaaaaaatcacaaaaattttaagtgtaattGACATTTCtctatgaaggataaaaatcacttcTAAAAATCACTTCAGTGATTTTCAGGATAAAAATCACTTCTAAAAATCACTTCAGTGGATTATCTGGAAAGCATTTATTTCTCGAAGGTGGGATTCATTTTATGTAACTACAACTTTTTTCCTATGAAAGGATGATATTAGACCACAGAGCATGACAATTGAATTTGTGAAGGAGAACCCATAAAGAAGCAGGAATTAGGAAATACTTTCTCTGGATCACAGTCTTATAAGGCAGGTTAGGGAATGCATGATCAAATATCATTCAATAGGTGTAAGTGCAAAGAGATTATGATAaatttcagccaaaaaaaaattgaaacaattcTTGGTGATTTCTAAAAGAAAGACTGTGAATTTCCATTAAAAGTTTAGGGTTacatggaagaaaatgaaaaaagtggTGGCCAAAAGAATACATTATTGCTACTTGTGGTAGGTTTATCCTTGCATTCCAATCATGAATAGAAGCACATAGTTAGCTTTTATCAGGTGGAGGTGTTGGTTTGTACAGTGATGATAGAATTACATTAAAGAGTGACTGCTGTCAGTGTCAATAAAGATGTTCATGTCATATGGTAACCATGACTGCAAGTATGAACTTGAAAGATGGTTAGGGGAATCACCGAATGTTGGAGATCCAAAACTTGATAAATCATCTAGTCCAACCATTTAATTGTATAGGTGTAGAAACTGACATCATTCTTTTTATAAAGAGCACATGGTTATTAAATACTATTATGCACACTAAAGGCTTATGTAGAAGGGAAGACCCAGTCTGCCTGCCTCATATCTTGCTCTAGGGCACAAATCAGCATAGTACAAATAGGTCAGATTAATCAAGGAAAAGAGTTGAACATAGAACCATTCAGCCTCAAAGTTCTAAGTTGGAACATTGATATTGTGGTGTGGACCACTTTTAATTTCCTCTCAGCATCAGTTGATGTTAGAATACTACTGAGTTTAGGATTGGCTGCCCTTTGGAGAGATTAGTGACTTGCTCCATTCACACAACCAGTGTATAGCCAGAAGAGCTGGGTGTAAAACTCCTATCCCTCATTCCTAGatcagttcattttattttataccatgttgctttccagGATCAACTAAAGTTAGTAAAACtctttgtcttctctgtttttctcctaATATTTCATAATAGTTCAAGAATAGAAATATTAGTGGTAGGCAGAATACACTATAGAACTGTGATTTTAAACACACAGTAAAtaagcataaatattttaaaattctaagtgtGTTCTGACCAGAAGAGTTTCCCATAGAGCTGcaattcctaattattttattcctaGTTGCTTCTTGTTTCCTATATTCAGATTGGTTAATACTCCTTCTGGGTGTCTATATCTGCCACActcttttggtcttctttattCCATGGTCATCATCTTAGTTAGCTCTTATTCTGTATCACTTGGATCAGGGCAATGGCCTCTTGAATTGTTTCTGTATAGTCATTATATGTTTAGCCCTAGGGCTTTTGTTTTTATAAGCATCTACCATAGGAATCATCCCTATGCCCTACTCCTGTCATGCCATTCCCCTGCCCTAAGGCTTTCAACAGTTCTTCGTACTTATTGCATAAACAGCATACTCCTTTGGCTAGTGTTCAAAGCACACAAATTTTCCAGATTTATCTCCCACATATGTGCTCTACATATATCCAGTGCTCCCAGTCAAACCATCTCTGAACAACCTCCCTCTATATAACTTTGTGAATACTGTTTCCATTATTGAAAATGCCATATTCCCTCAGATCTGCACACCTAAATCTATATAAAATGCTAGCTTCTTTTTCAATCTTTCTTGTTCTCCCCAATCAACAGTAACTTCTCTGTTGACACCATAGAGTGTGTTGTACTTTTTACATATTCTAATTTTTAGTTGAGTTGTTGTAAATTTGATTCATCTCCCTAGAAATTTCTTGAACAGGGGAACACTTTTAActcaattttaatttctattgtaTACCATACAGTCTGTGGCTTGCAGATGTAGGCAATCAGTGgatttttgttatgtttatatttcatgaaaaaaatttagaataaataagtaaaaccaaGGCTGTGTTTGCTAGGCCAGAAAAGAGAAGTttattagaaaacaaacatgctGCAAGACATAAGAtctaagaaggaaagaaggaagttgTCACTGTTACTTGAGAACAGTCCAAGCCTTAATAGATGAGTCTGGATCGCCATTCAACTCCTGCTTGATTTGGGGTATTGATGGCTCAGAGGAGGTTTGTTAGGTAGACAAATGGGGGTAGAACTTTTTCAGAAGGTTGCTTGCTGGCTCTCGGCAGTCAGTGCACTGCTCAGCAGCAGGAGGAAGTCCTGCAGATGGTGCGGCAGGGAGCCGGCTGGCAGCAGGGGTGGCGGCAGCACGGGGACTGCACTGAGACAGGATGGCAGCAGGTGGTGGTCCAGCAGCAGGGGCGGCAGACCACGGACTGGCAGGACGTGGGGCAGCAGGTGATGGGGCGGCAGCAGCCGTCCTGCAGGCTGCACGGGGCGTAGCAGACTGGGCGGCGGCGGGGCTCACAGATGGGGCGCGTGCAGCGGGGCACGCAGGTCACGGGGCGGCACACGGTGGTCTTGCAGGACACTGGGCGGCAGCAGCGGGGGTCGTGGCAGCAGCGGGGCTGGAAGCAGCCTCCGGCGCAGCCcagggaggaggagatggggcCGAAGCAGGAGCCGGTCATGGCGGTGTCTGGGGTTGAGTTGGCTTGAGCTGGTGAGAGGAGTTGAGAGTTCTCAGGTGTGAATGTCTTCCTCCTACTCTGGGCCCTTTATAACCCTGGTCAGCTGCTGATGACCCCTCTTGTTTATCTTTTGGCCAATTAAGTAGACATTTGTTTTGACTAATGATTGCATTGCTGGTGAAATACTCATGATGTCATTAAAGAACATGTGTTACATCCCTAAATATGGATGTATTCACGCTGTTCATCATCAAAACCTAAGCACTCCTCTGCGCCATTTGAAGGGATAGCAGCTCTTCATGCTTATTTTGAGTTGATGGCACCTGGCAAATCCTGGGCAAAAGGGGCCTAAAGGGgctgcatttttaaagaaattaaacatataaGGGTTTCTAGAGCACTGACTAGATCCTATCCTTGACCCCCAAGAGATCCCCTGAAACACCTACATGTGAATCAGACAGGTGTCCGACACAGTCTTTTGTGTGGATTCCTTGGGAAAACATTTATGTTTCACTTGATGTATAGTGAAATGTACATGCCTTGAATAGTACCGCAGCTCATATGCTTGTATTGGAAAGGcaaaagtttattttcataaaCCAAGTGAGTATTAGAATAAAATATCCGAGAGTGccatcatgtttttttctttttcttttttccagcgcATGTTGTGGCATCTCTGATCTGGCTGGTCAGAGAATATTGATTTTCTCTGAGGCATGACATGTTTTATAGTTGCCGTTCTTGTGTATGTGATATGGAATCGTGTAATGAGAAGTTTTTTCTTACTATACCTTGACATGGGTGCTACAACTATGAAGGGATAAGACAGAGGTTTGTGCTccatcacagatgtagaaaacaaatttgtggtcaccagaggggaaaggcggggagggataaattggaacattgggattgacatgtacacactactatatacaaaatagataactaataaggacctactgtatagcacagggaactctactcaatactctggaaTCACCTGTGTGGgagaagaatcttaaaaagtgtggatatatgtatatgaataactgactcactctgctgtacagcagaaagtaacacaacattgaaaatcaactatactccaataaaaattaatttcaaaaacagaCAGGATTTTTCAGCAAACAGTGTACACACATATGATACACTGTTCAAGGCAGTGGATTGGGGAGGTACTGCAGCTGTTCTGTGATGGCAAGGCTAGAAGTGTGATTGATGGACATGCTTCTTTGGGAATCGTTGCCACGGGCAGTTGAGGAATTGCATGGGGAAAACGGTCTCATTACTTTTCACCTTTACTCCTATGATTCACCAGACAGGGTTTTGGATCACTTTAGGATCATTTCCATAATTCAAAAGAATGTGCCTCAGGCCCCAGGAGCTAAAGCTTCCCAAATGGAATTTCAAACACAGTgtcaaaactttaaaagaaatgcaaattgactgaatgtaaattgacacaattGGGGAAACAGAGGAGGGAGAAATCCAGTACAATCTCATCGATGTAGACcttcaactctctctctctcacgttCTGTTGTCCATGGGCACTCGTGATTTTTTCAAAGCGGTAAGCAGAGCCTAGATTTAAAAAACTTGtatattctgctctcttttctctttttttccccagctttcttgagatataattgacatataacattgtgtcaTTTTAGGTGCACATTGTGATGGTCTGATACACATGTATATTGCAAAATCTTTACCACAAAAAGGTTAGTTAACAGATCCTTCACCTTACGTAActatcattttgttgttgttatgatgAGAACATTAAAGCTCTATTTTCATAGCACCTTTTGAGTAGCCAGTATACCGTTGACCCGTGCACAACACGGGTTTGGACTGCATGGGTCTACTTATAAGCAGatgtttttcagtagtaaatactacagtgccACACGACCTGAGGTTGGTTTCATCATGGAGAGGGAGGAAATGCAAGTACAGAGAAACCATAGATACAGAATCTCGGATATGGAGGGCAGAGGGTCGGTGCCCCTAACCCCAGAgtagttcaagggtcaactatagtaTTGTTAACATAGTCACCGTGCTgttcattagatcctcagaattcACTCATCtcgtaactggaagtttgtatcttttgaccaacatctccccgttTCTCctacccctcagcccctggcaactaccttTCTAGTCTATGTTTCATTGAGTTTGATGGTTttgattccacgtgtaagtgatatcatataatatttatctttctctgtttgacttatttcacttagcataatgccttcagggtccatccatgttatccgaaaaggcagaatttccttctttttatgggtgaattatatatagaaaacattttgtttatccatccatgtgTTGTTGGACGTTTAGCTTGTTTCAATGTGTTGGCAGTTGTGAATAATGCTctcatgaacatgggagtgcagatatctctttgagatagtgatttcatctcATTTGGATGTATTCTAAGATGTGAGATTACCGGATCATagggcagttctatttttaaatttttgaggaacctccgtagtgttttccatagtagctgtaccaatttacattcctaccaacagtgcaccagggttcccttttctccacatcctcaccagcatttgttacgTCTTGTCTTCTCGATAATACCCATTCTAACATGCGTGAGGTgctatcacattgtggttttgatttgcatctccctggtgattagtgatgttgaacaccttttcatgtacttgttgaccAGCTCTAtgccttctttgaaaaaatgtttacaaatccTCTACCCGTTTGTTAAGTgaattggtttttggttttgtcttgttttgtgttGTTCTGGTGTTATTTAGGAGTTCGttaatgttttggatattaactgcttatcagatatatagtttgcaaatattttctcccattcagtgtgctgccttttcattttgtcaatgatttcttttgctctgtagaagctttttagttggaTGTAGTTCCATTTGCTGGCTTTTGCGTTTCTTGCTTGTGCTTTGCTCCTTTCAAGCCACATTGTCTCATAATCAATTTTTCCTGTTGCTTGAGTGGGTCATCTTCCTAATGATCCCATTCTGTGCAAGGAGAACCTCTTTGGAGGATCACCTCAGTTAAGAAGATGAATTTCTCTACTCCAAACTCTTCTGAGCCAAAACTGTTCCAAAatgatttttctctcccttttataaAGATCCACAAGGATGAAGAGTTCACTAGCCCTTCAGTAGGCAATACTGGTGTTTATTCTGTCTAAGACACTCATCCTACCTGATGCCCAATTTCATATCCAGGCAGAGAAAATATGGGTCATGTGTGAATAATTCATATCCCCAAACTCTGTGAATTGACACTGGTGGCAAGTCATGTGCTATTTTCTGATGCCACTTATCCTAAGACCAGACAACACTCATTGAATACGTTGCCACTTACTATGTGTCCTTGGGTCATGAGGGATAATAAAGATATGTAAtcaaggttgttgtgaagattaagtgagctaATAAGTGTGAAGCAGTAAGAACAGCGCCTGGCACTTAGTGTCTTATATTTGTtaagttaataaatatattttaataggtCATGTTACACTGGTGCCTTATAAACTCCAAATTTTGAACTCAGAACAAAGATGAATGTTTTTGATATGGCAAATGGCCACTTCTCTGTTCAAATCACTGTAGAACACATATTGAATAAGATTTTTCAGTGGGGAGTTTCATTAACAGAGTAAACTAAAAATGCCTGGAGGAAGATATAGAGCTCCCTCTATGTGAACACCAATCTCTGTAAAGGGGAGTCAGGCTATCGATGTAGAACTGACAAGACAAATACGTGTCAGAATTGTGGAGAGTGGATTAACCCTACTGAAAGTACCACAACCCATGCAAGAGAGTGAGGTCTTAGAAAAACATCCTTAAAAGAAAAGGCTGAAAACCAGACAGCTTCTTAGTGGTGATGGGCAACAGATTTTGCATAAGGAATGCTAGGGCTTTATTTAACCCAACAATTTCCGACCATCACATTGTGAACAAATTATAACATGAAAAGTACTGTCTTGTTGAGTTCTCAATTCTCAATTGTCTATACAAATGGGGAAAAACAATTGTACCTATAATCTGAAACAGCTAGCaatgtttaaaaattcttcattCGGAACATAGCAAAAGTGCCCCTTGCTTTATGCAATTGAGATGATCGTAAAAtgctaaaatataaattcaatgttTAATAATTTGATCACATTTTAAAGAtctcagggacctccctggtggtcccgtggctaacagtccacactcccaatgcaggggcacgggttcgatccctggtcagggtagtTGATCTCATATGCCGCAGCTGAGTGTTTGCATTCCACAacgaagacctggcacagccaaacaaattaaataaataaataaatatttataagaatttaaaaaagatcTCCGAGAAGTCCACTATGTACAACACGGTGGTATACTCTTATCTGTAATAAAAGAACTCTTTAGGAGTACAAACCGCTGCTCTCTAACTTATCTGCTTTAAATTCATTTAGACTTTGatagttaacatttttaagaGCATAGCCTAAttgtgagaaaattttaaataatttcccccAAATAGGTACAGGTTTTAGGCAATCCAgttcatctaaaaataaaatgtacgttcatttttaaaagttaataattgAGAATAATATGAAGAAGAAGATGAATATTATTACCAGTTCTGTAGGTTTTGTTACCTAATGTTCCAGCTATTTTTTTAGGCATAAAAACACATAGACACGGACACACAGAACACATATTCCCTCACAAGATAGGTTCATATTTTGCTGCTtccttattttttacttaaaaatgacAGGACCATTGCATGAGGTTTCCTAATCGTCAACTATTTTTGGTATTTCTGATATTATGTACTATTTGACTTTTTTGTGATTTACAGCTCATGTCCCTAAGTAGATTATAACCTCTTCAAAGCAGGAACCgccttttattcctttatattcCCTCAGGGTGGTCAACTCAGTGCCTCATTCACAGTAGATGTTCAAAAAGTACTTGTAGATTGGCAGTGATTAACGTGCGTGAAAAATGCCTTCAATGCCCAGTTCCTGAGCACAAAGATAAGCAGCCCTGGAGAGCCAGTATGGATTTAATATCCACACAAGTCGACATTGTGAATAACATTCCAAATAACAGTCAGAGCTGTAATGCATAGAAGGGAGTGTATATTACCTGAAGAAGCAGTTCTACTTGGTCACAAAATATGACAGTTCCTCTGCGCAGAGGAACGTGTCTCCGATCATAGTAAGAGGAAATGTTTGGCTTAAATGCTTAATGTCAGGGGGCTTGCGTTCTCCTGGGTCTTTTCTGAACATCAGTGGTTATAATGACATTAAGAAACGTATTTGATCTTTCATTACTCATTGCTCCTTAGCTTCAAAAACAGGCGATTGGCCAGATGCCACTCAAGGTTCCTTCCACCTCTAACATACTGTGCTTTCTGTGCTGTGCCAGCAGGTGTGAGTTCAGTGAATGAATACTCAGACTGGGAATATAAGTGGTAACCCCAGTGTAGACTCCTTGCTGGTCATTTTTGAAGAACATTTCTCAGGTGTGCGGCACCTGTCTGGAACCGTGGGCATCTGTGACTCTGTATATGTGATGAAGATATAGCTGTGCCCACCTTCCTTAGCTACTGTGTCCTATAAATGCCATCTACAATGATAAGAAGGAAACTACCCAGACTTCGGTTATTTTAGAGAACAATTTAAGAGGATTATCCTGTATCTTGCTTTCAATGTCTCTGGAAAATTCAGACAGAATCTCCTTAAAGGAAATATCACGAAGACCACGATTTCTATGCTGGGAGTGCTGAATTTATTAGAAAACCAACAACATGATATAGGAGGGAGCTGGGGTGTTGAGAGGACAGGATATTCTTCATCCGTAGTTCGTTTGAAAAGGGTCTTCGGTGCCTCTTAAAAGCTAGTtagaagagaggaggaaggggcttCTCGAGAAGAGACCTGCCACCTTCTGCTGTGAAGCTGTGGGACAGCAGGATGGAGCCGGCCGTCTCTGGGGGACCCTTAGTGACGATGCGCTCCTAGGACGCACTGCTCAGCAGCAGGAGGAAGTCCTGCAGGTGGCCCAGCAGGGGTCCGGCTGGCAGCAGGGGTGGCGGCAGCACGGGGACTGCACAGAGACGGGATGGCAGCAGGTGGTGGTCCAGCAGCAGGGGCGGCAGACCACGGCCTGGCAGGACGTGGGGCAGCAGGTGATGGGGCGGCAGCAGCCGTCCTGCAGGCTGCACGGGGCGTAGCAGACCGGGCGGCGGCAGGGCTCACAGATGGGGCGCGTGCAGCGGGGCACGCAGGTCACGGGGCGGCACACGGTGGTCTTGCAGGACACTGGGCGGCAGCAGCGGGGGTCGTGGCAGCAGCAGGGCTGGAAGCAGCCTCCGGCGGAGCCCAGGGAGGAGGAGATAGGGCCGAAGCAGGAGCCAGTCATGGCGGTGTCTGGGGTTGAGTTGGCTTGAGCTGTTGAGAGGAGTTGAGAGTTCTCAGGTGTGAATATCTTCCTCCTGCTCTGGGCCCTTTATATACCCTGGTCAGCTGCTGATGACCCCTCTTGTTTATCTTTTGGCCAATTAAGTAGACATTTGTTTTGACTAATGATTGCATTGCTGGTGAAATACTCATGATCTCATTAAAGAACATGTGTTACATCCCTAAATATGGATGTATTCACGCTGTTCATCATCAAAACCTAAGCACTCCTCTGCGCCATTTGAAGGGATAGCAGCTCTTCATGCTTATTTTGAGTTGATGGCACCTGGCAAATCCTGGGCAAAAGGGGCCTAAAGGGgctgcatttttaaagaaattaaacatataaGGGTTTCTAGAGCACTGACTAGATCCTATCCTTGACCCCCAAGAGATCCCCTGAAACACCTACATGTGAATCAGACAGGTGTCCGACACAGTCTTTTGTGTGGATTCCTTGGGAAAACATTTATGTTTCACTTGATGTATAGTGAAATGTACATGCCTTGAATAGTACCGCAGCTCATATGCTTGTATTGGAAAGGcaaaagtttattttcataaaCCAAGTGAGTATTAGAATAAAATATCCGAGAGTGccatcatgtttttttctttttcttttttccagcgcATGTTGTGGCATCTCTGATCTGGCTGGTCAGAGAATATTGATTTTCTCTGAGGCATGACATGTTTTATAGTTGCCGTTCTTGTGTATGTGATATGGAATCGTGTAATGAGAAGTTTTTTCTTACTATACCTTGACATGGGTGCTACAACTATGAAGGGATAAGACAGAGGTTTGTGCTccatcacagatgtagaaaacaaatttgtggtcaccagaggggaaaggcggggagggataaattggaacattgggattgacatgtacacactactatatacaaaatagataactaataaggacctactgtatagcacagggaactctactcaatactctggaaTCACCTGTGTGGgagaagaatcttaaaaagtgtggatatatgtatatgaataactgactcactctgctgtacagcagaaagtaacacaacattgaaaatcaactatactccaataaaaattaatttcaaaaacagaCAGGATTTTTCAGCAAACAGTGTACACACATATGATACACTGTTCAAGGCAGTGGATTGGGGAGGTACTGCAGCTGTTCTGTGATGGCAAGGCTAGAAGTGTGATTGATGGACATGCTTCTTTGGGAATCGTTGCCACGGGCAGTTGAGGAATTGCATGGGGAAAACGGTCTCATTACTTTTCACCTTTACTCCTATGATTCACCAGACAGGGTTTTGGATCACTTTAGGATCATTTCCATAATTCAAAAGAATGTGCCTCAGGCCCCAGGAGCTAAAGCTTCCCAAATGGAATTTCAAACACAGTgtcaaaactttaaaagaaatgcaaattgactgaatgtaaattgacacaattGGGGAAACAGAGGAGGGAGAAATCCAGTACAATCTCATCGATGTAGACcttcaactctctctctctcacgttCTGTTGTCCATGGGCACTCGTGATTTTTTCAAAGCGGTAAGCAGAGCCtagattttaaaaacttgtatattctgctctcttttc
This is a stretch of genomic DNA from Eschrichtius robustus isolate mEscRob2 chromosome 20, mEscRob2.pri, whole genome shotgun sequence. It encodes these proteins:
- the LOC137754425 gene encoding keratin-associated protein 2-3-like encodes the protein MTGSCFGPISSSLGCAGGCFQPRCCHDPRCCRPVSCKTTVCRPVTCVPRCTRPICEPRRRPVCYAPCSLQDGCCRPITCCPTSCQSVVCRPCCWTTTCCHPVSVQSPCCRHPCCQPAPCRTICRTSSCC
- the LOC137754422 gene encoding keratin, high-sulfur matrix protein, B2A-like produces the protein MFYCSTSFCGLPACSKGGTCGSSCCQPTCCQAGCCQPTFCQTNCCQTSGCETGCGIAGSIGCGQEGGSGAVSCRTRWCRPDCRVEGTCLPPCCVVSCSPPCCCQLHHAQASCCRPSYCGQSCCRQPTCCEPTCWQPTC
- the LOC137754433 gene encoding keratin-associated protein 2-3-like; this translates as MTGSCFGPISSSLGSAGGCFQPCCCHDPRCCRPVSCKTTVCRPVTCVPRCTRPICEPCRRPVCYAPCSLQDGCCRPITCCPTSCQAVVCRPCCWTTTCCHPVSVQSPCCRHPCCQPDPCWATCRTSSCC